One genomic region from Jilunia laotingensis encodes:
- a CDS encoding RNA degradosome polyphosphate kinase: MENKYHYFKRDISWLSFNYRVLLEADDDRLPVYERINFISIYSSNLEEFYKIRVADHKAVASGVTQSDEETVQSAAKLVEEINQEVNRQLEDRVRIYEHKILPALRKNHIIFYQSRNVEPFHQEFVRNFFREEIFPFLQPVPVGKDQVVSFLRDNRLYLAVRLFMHNTSENDPEHVQYFVMKLPYSKVPRFIELPKQGNDYYLMFIEDIIKANIGLIFPGYDVDCSYCIKISRDADILIEDATSTADLVEQVKKKIKKRKIGAVCRFVYDRFMPQDFLDFLVDAFQVNRGELVPGDKHLNLEDLHRLPNPNKALRWREKPKPMKLNCLDEKESVFNYVQQKDLLLYYPYHSFEHFTHFLYEAVHDPQTQEIMVTQYRVAENSAVINTLLAAAQNGKKVTVFVELKARFDEENNLATAEMMKSAGIRILYSLPGLKVHAKVALIRRKNPTGGKSCDFAYIGTGNFNEKTATLYADCGLFTCNPKITKDLYNLFRTLQGKKENPKFSTLLVARFNLIPELNRLIDHEIELAEKGREGRIILKMNGLQDSHMIDRLYEASQRGVKIDLIVRGICCLIPGQTYSRNIRITRIVDSFLEHARVWYFGNDGNPKIFCGSPDWMRRNLYRRIEAITPILDPDLKKEMTDMLDIQLSDNQKACFVDDKLRNVFKHKTKGESVRAQYTFYNYLKNKNETGL, translated from the coding sequence ATGGAAAACAAATATCATTACTTTAAACGGGATATAAGTTGGTTATCTTTCAATTATCGCGTATTGCTGGAAGCGGATGACGACCGCTTGCCAGTCTATGAACGTATTAATTTCATTTCCATATACTCCTCCAATCTGGAAGAATTCTATAAAATCCGAGTAGCCGACCACAAAGCCGTAGCCTCCGGTGTCACACAAAGTGATGAAGAAACCGTGCAATCGGCCGCAAAGCTGGTAGAAGAAATCAATCAGGAAGTGAACAGGCAACTGGAGGACCGTGTCCGCATCTATGAACACAAAATATTGCCTGCACTCCGAAAGAACCACATCATCTTTTACCAAAGCCGCAATGTCGAACCTTTCCACCAGGAATTCGTACGCAACTTCTTCCGGGAAGAGATATTCCCTTTCCTCCAACCCGTACCGGTAGGCAAAGACCAAGTTGTATCTTTCCTCCGTGACAACCGACTCTATCTGGCGGTCCGCCTATTCATGCACAACACTTCCGAAAACGATCCGGAACATGTGCAATACTTTGTGATGAAGCTTCCCTATAGTAAAGTGCCCCGCTTCATCGAATTACCCAAACAAGGCAATGATTACTATCTGATGTTCATTGAAGATATCATCAAAGCAAACATCGGGCTAATTTTCCCCGGGTACGATGTCGATTGCAGTTATTGCATCAAAATTTCCCGCGATGCCGATATCCTGATCGAAGATGCCACAAGCACTGCCGACTTGGTAGAGCAAGTGAAAAAGAAGATAAAAAAGCGTAAAATAGGTGCCGTATGCCGTTTCGTATACGACCGGTTTATGCCACAGGACTTCCTCGATTTTCTGGTAGATGCTTTCCAAGTAAACCGGGGAGAGCTGGTTCCGGGAGACAAACACTTGAACCTCGAAGACCTGCACCGACTTCCCAATCCGAATAAAGCATTGCGCTGGAGAGAAAAGCCCAAGCCCATGAAACTGAACTGTCTGGATGAAAAAGAGTCAGTTTTCAACTACGTCCAGCAAAAAGACCTGTTATTGTATTATCCTTACCATTCGTTCGAGCATTTCACCCACTTCCTCTATGAAGCCGTCCACGACCCGCAAACGCAGGAAATCATGGTAACTCAATACAGGGTAGCAGAGAACTCGGCCGTCATCAACACACTCTTGGCAGCCGCCCAGAACGGAAAGAAAGTCACGGTATTCGTTGAACTCAAAGCCCGTTTTGATGAAGAAAACAACCTTGCCACTGCCGAAATGATGAAGTCGGCAGGCATCCGCATCCTTTATAGCTTACCCGGACTTAAAGTCCACGCCAAAGTAGCTTTGATCCGTCGAAAGAACCCAACCGGAGGCAAATCCTGCGATTTTGCTTACATCGGTACCGGCAACTTTAACGAAAAGACCGCTACACTGTATGCAGACTGCGGACTGTTCACCTGCAACCCGAAAATAACGAAAGACCTTTATAACCTTTTCCGCACGTTACAAGGGAAAAAGGAAAATCCTAAATTCAGTACGTTGCTCGTAGCCCGTTTCAACTTGATACCCGAACTGAACCGTCTGATCGATCATGAAATAGAGCTGGCGGAAAAGGGACGGGAAGGCAGAATTATACTGAAGATGAACGGCCTGCAAGATTCCCATATGATCGACCGTTTGTATGAAGCCTCGCAACGCGGAGTAAAAATAGACCTGATCGTCCGGGGTATCTGCTGTCTGATACCGGGACAAACCTATAGCCGAAACATCCGAATCACCCGCATCGTCGACTCCTTCCTGGAGCATGCACGTGTATGGTATTTCGGTAATGACGGTAATCCTAAAATCTTTTGTGGTTCGCCCGACTGGATGCGGCGCAACCTCTACCGTCGCATCGAGGCAATAACACCCATACTCGATCCCGACCTGAAAAAAGAAATGACCGACATGCTGGACATCCAACTCTCCGACAACCAAAAAGCCTGTTTCGTGGACGACAAGCTCCGCAACGTCTTCAAACATAAGACGAAAGGAGAAAGTGTACGGGCACAATATACGTTTTATAATTACCTGAAAAACAAAAATGAAACAGGTTTGTAA
- a CDS encoding metallophosphoesterase family protein — protein MMKIGLLSDTHAWWDEKYLEYFEPCDEIWHAGDIGSVEIAEKLAAFRPFRAVYGNIDGQEIRKMFPQVNRFTVDGAEVLIKHIGGYPGKYDPSIIGSLMTRPPKLFISGHSHILKVKYDKTLDMLHINPGAAGMSGFHKVRTMVRFVIDNGAFKDLEVIELAG, from the coding sequence ATGATGAAAATTGGATTATTGTCGGATACGCATGCTTGGTGGGATGAAAAGTACCTGGAATATTTTGAACCTTGCGATGAAATCTGGCATGCAGGAGATATCGGTTCTGTGGAAATAGCCGAAAAGTTGGCGGCCTTCCGTCCCTTTCGTGCCGTTTATGGGAATATTGACGGACAGGAGATTCGTAAGATGTTTCCGCAAGTGAATCGTTTTACCGTGGACGGTGCCGAAGTGCTGATCAAGCATATCGGTGGCTATCCCGGGAAGTATGATCCTTCTATTATCGGAAGTCTGATGACACGTCCGCCGAAATTGTTCATTAGCGGGCATTCGCATATCTTGAAAGTGAAGTATGACAAGACGCTGGATATGCTGCATATCAATCCCGGAGCAGCGGGTATGTCGGGATTTCACAAAGTGCGTACCATGGTACGGTTTGTGATAGACAATGGAGCATTTAAGGATTTGGAGGTGATAGAGCTGGCCGGTTGA
- a CDS encoding DUF5034 domain-containing protein, which yields MKRHSLQIIMLLLLLSTSAMTCDEYDAETMWETRPCILTNVEIHSWDNEGEMPQTPTNGRIKKEAYILEIRLFSDADTFPEDCPQNILYLLEDGITELNIYTEETFNEEFPKGANVTSCFQDYPISLTRYQINDITSQQDTIKYMKPVNQIFKALTTIPQPGIHRFSIELITSSGKKAEYKSDDVTLY from the coding sequence ATGAAACGACACTCTCTACAAATAATCATGCTTTTGCTGCTTCTCAGTACATCTGCTATGACTTGCGACGAATATGACGCAGAAACGATGTGGGAAACCCGTCCCTGCATTCTGACTAATGTCGAAATCCATTCTTGGGATAACGAAGGGGAAATGCCACAAACGCCTACCAACGGACGAATAAAAAAAGAAGCTTACATACTTGAAATCAGGCTATTCTCCGATGCCGACACTTTTCCTGAAGACTGTCCCCAAAACATATTATATCTTTTAGAAGATGGAATTACAGAATTAAACATATATACCGAAGAAACTTTTAATGAAGAGTTCCCCAAAGGAGCAAACGTAACCTCCTGTTTTCAGGATTATCCCATCTCCCTTACCCGATATCAAATAAATGACATCACGAGTCAACAAGACACCATCAAATATATGAAACCTGTCAACCAAATTTTCAAAGCATTGACAACCATCCCTCAGCCGGGCATACACCGCTTCAGCATCGAACTGATCACATCCAGTGGTAAAAAGGCAGAATACAAAAGTGATGATGTAACTCTCTATTAA
- the rfbA gene encoding glucose-1-phosphate thymidylyltransferase RfbA — protein MKGIILAGGSATRLYPLSKAISKQIMPVYDKPMIYYPLSTLMLSGIREVLVISTPRDLPMFRDLLGTGEELGMSFQYKVQEHPNGLAQAFVLGAEFLGGEPGCLILGDNMFYGQGFSTMLHRAAAIEKGACIFGYYVKDPRAYGVVEFNETGKVISLEEKPSEPKSNYAVPGLYFYDATVVEKAASLKPSARGEYEITDLNKIYLEEGTLQVELFGRGFAWLDTGNCDSLLEASNFVATIQNRQGFYVSCIEEIAWRNGWITTGQLRLLGEKLGKTEYGKYLLDLAK, from the coding sequence ATGAAAGGAATAATACTTGCCGGTGGAAGTGCAACCCGGCTTTATCCACTCTCAAAGGCTATATCGAAGCAGATAATGCCGGTATATGATAAGCCGATGATTTATTATCCGCTTTCCACACTGATGCTGTCTGGAATTCGCGAGGTGTTGGTAATTTCCACTCCCCGTGATCTGCCCATGTTTCGTGATCTTTTAGGAACGGGTGAGGAGTTGGGAATGTCCTTTCAATACAAAGTCCAGGAACATCCCAATGGTTTGGCACAAGCGTTTGTATTAGGTGCCGAGTTTCTTGGCGGAGAGCCGGGATGTCTGATTTTGGGAGATAACATGTTCTATGGACAAGGATTTTCGACAATGCTGCATCGTGCGGCAGCCATTGAAAAAGGAGCATGTATCTTTGGATATTATGTGAAAGACCCGCGGGCATACGGGGTGGTCGAATTTAATGAAACGGGAAAAGTGATCTCTCTGGAGGAGAAGCCGTCAGAACCCAAGAGCAACTATGCTGTGCCGGGACTCTACTTTTATGACGCTACCGTAGTCGAAAAAGCCGCTTCTTTGAAGCCATCCGCCCGTGGAGAGTATGAGATAACAGATTTGAATAAAATCTATTTGGAAGAAGGTACCTTACAGGTAGAACTTTTCGGACGTGGCTTTGCATGGCTGGATACCGGAAACTGTGATAGTCTGCTGGAAGCGTCCAATTTTGTTGCAACCATTCAAAACAGGCAAGGCTTTTATGTCAGTTGTATCGAGGAGATCGCTTGGCGGAACGGCTGGATCACTACCGGTCAGCTTAGATTGCTTGGTGAAAAACTGGGCAAAACGGAATATGGTAAGTACCTTTTGGATTTAGCTAAATAA
- the rfbB gene encoding dTDP-glucose 4,6-dehydratase: MKTYLVTGAAGFIGANYLKYILAKHDDIRVVVLDALTYAGNLGTIANDIDNDRCIFFKGDICDRELADRLFGEYKFDYIVNFAAESHVDRSIENPQLFLMTNILGTQNLLDAARRAWVTGKDENGYPTWRKGVRYHQVSTDEVYGSLGAEGYFHETTPLCPHSPYSASKTSADMVVMAYHDTYKMPVTITRCSNNYGPYHFPEKLIPLIIKNILEGKKLPVYGDGSNVRDWLYVEDHCKAIDLVVRQGKEGEVYNVGGHNEKTNLEIVKLTIATIRRLMTENPSYRKVLKKQEKDANGEIAIDWINEDLITFVKDRLGHDQRYAIDPTKIMNALGWYPETKFEVGIVKTIDWYLNNQEWVEEVTSGDYQNYYERMYSKR, encoded by the coding sequence ATGAAAACCTATCTTGTGACTGGGGCTGCCGGTTTTATCGGGGCGAATTACTTGAAGTACATTTTGGCAAAACACGATGATATCCGTGTGGTAGTACTCGATGCGCTGACGTATGCCGGTAATCTGGGAACTATTGCAAATGATATAGATAATGACCGTTGCATTTTTTTTAAAGGTGATATTTGTGACCGTGAGTTGGCTGACCGTTTGTTTGGCGAGTATAAGTTTGATTATATCGTGAATTTCGCTGCCGAGAGCCATGTGGACCGCAGCATTGAAAATCCGCAGCTGTTCCTTATGACCAACATTCTGGGTACACAGAATTTGCTGGATGCTGCCCGTCGCGCTTGGGTGACAGGGAAAGATGAAAATGGCTATCCTACTTGGCGTAAAGGAGTTCGCTACCATCAGGTTTCTACGGATGAGGTGTATGGTTCTTTGGGAGCAGAGGGTTATTTCCATGAAACGACTCCTCTTTGTCCCCATAGTCCGTATAGTGCATCCAAAACGAGTGCCGACATGGTGGTAATGGCTTATCATGATACCTATAAAATGCCTGTGACCATTACCCGTTGTTCCAACAATTACGGCCCGTATCATTTCCCTGAAAAGCTGATACCATTGATTATTAAGAATATTCTTGAAGGAAAGAAACTTCCTGTTTATGGTGACGGTAGCAATGTGCGCGATTGGCTTTATGTGGAGGATCACTGTAAAGCGATCGACCTGGTGGTACGTCAGGGGAAAGAGGGTGAAGTCTATAACGTAGGAGGTCATAATGAAAAGACTAACCTTGAGATCGTGAAACTGACAATTGCTACGATTCGCCGGTTGATGACGGAAAATCCGTCCTATCGCAAGGTACTGAAGAAACAGGAAAAAGATGCCAATGGGGAAATCGCAATAGACTGGATCAACGAAGATTTGATTACTTTCGTAAAGGATCGCCTTGGCCACGACCAACGTTATGCTATCGATCCGACTAAAATCATGAATGCTTTGGGATGGTACCCTGAAACAAAATTTGAAGTGGGAATCGTGAAGACAATCGACTGGTATCTCAACAACCAGGAATGGGTGGAAGAAGTAACCAGCGGTGATTACCAGAATTATTACGAAAGAATGTATAGCAAACGCTGA
- a CDS encoding 1,4-dihydroxy-2-naphthoate polyprenyltransferase — translation MEEIKRNSLHAWVLAARPKTLAGAATPVLVGTALAYADGQFQWIPALVCFLFAGLMQIAANFINDLFDFLKGTDREDRLGPERACTQGWVSPGAMKKGIITTVVLACLIGSTLLLYAGWPLIIVGLLCVVFAFFYTTGPYPLSYNGWGDVLVIVFFGFVPVGGTYYVQALGWTPDVTIASLVCGLIVDTLLVVNNYRDRDADARSGKRTVVVRFGEPFGRYLYLILGVAATVLGVFLLSSTWLSGIPALLIYLILHITTWRKMVKIHSGKKLNSILGETSRNMLLMGILISVWLILL, via the coding sequence ATGGAAGAAATAAAACGAAATTCATTACACGCTTGGGTCCTTGCCGCACGCCCTAAAACATTGGCAGGAGCCGCTACTCCGGTGCTTGTCGGCACGGCATTAGCCTATGCCGACGGACAATTTCAATGGATACCTGCATTGGTCTGTTTTCTATTTGCCGGACTGATGCAGATAGCCGCCAACTTTATCAATGATCTTTTCGATTTCCTGAAAGGGACAGACCGGGAAGACCGTCTGGGACCAGAACGGGCATGTACCCAAGGATGGGTATCACCCGGTGCCATGAAAAAGGGAATCATAACCACTGTCGTTCTGGCATGCCTTATCGGAAGCACCCTGCTACTCTATGCCGGTTGGCCGTTGATCATAGTCGGTCTATTATGTGTAGTATTTGCCTTTTTCTATACAACCGGCCCCTACCCTCTCTCCTACAATGGCTGGGGAGATGTATTAGTGATTGTTTTTTTCGGCTTTGTCCCCGTAGGAGGAACTTATTATGTTCAGGCATTAGGGTGGACACCGGATGTAACCATTGCTTCTCTCGTCTGCGGGCTGATCGTAGACACACTGTTGGTAGTAAATAATTATCGGGATCGTGATGCAGATGCACGAAGTGGAAAGCGTACCGTAGTGGTTCGTTTCGGAGAGCCTTTCGGGAGATATCTATACTTAATATTAGGAGTAGCAGCAACCGTACTGGGGGTGTTTCTTTTATCAAGCACATGGCTTTCCGGGATACCTGCCTTACTGATCTACCTGATACTTCACATCACGACCTGGCGAAAAATGGTGAAGATTCATAGTGGTAAAAAACTGAACAGCATACTAGGTGAGACTTCACGTAATATGCTGTTGATGGGAATACTCATTTCAGTGTGGCTGATCCTGTTATAA
- a CDS encoding metallophosphoesterase: MRKVICFLCLLPLIFTSCKSKKNLLSSNTFPALITDSIRPDSSDYAAALFTPDHSQLKDLQRRKPKKQVQNTATRSKAELVPAGVAPGTVITSSEVSLSTLKQGVERVMNYDFTHRDVPEAFDGFRIAFISDLHYKSLFTGKRLQRLVSFLQSQNADVLLMGGDYHEGCEYVPELFEALSRVKTPLGTYGVMGNNDYEQCHDDILREMKRYGMHMLEHRVDTLRRDGQQILLAGVRNPFDLKQNGKSPTLALSPSDFVILLVHTPDYVEDVAVTNTDLALAGHTHGGQVRIFGYAPIIPSHYGDRFLTGLLYNTAKVPMIVTNGIGTSNKNIRFGAPAEVVIITLHRLK, translated from the coding sequence ATGAGAAAAGTAATATGTTTTCTGTGTTTGCTTCCTTTGATTTTCACTTCCTGTAAATCAAAGAAGAACCTACTTTCTTCTAACACCTTTCCGGCATTGATTACGGATTCCATCCGACCGGACTCTTCGGATTATGCCGCGGCACTTTTTACACCGGATCATTCACAATTGAAGGATTTGCAACGCCGGAAGCCGAAGAAGCAGGTTCAGAATACAGCTACCCGGTCTAAAGCGGAGCTTGTTCCTGCCGGGGTAGCACCGGGAACGGTAATTACCAGTTCAGAGGTTTCACTTTCTACCCTTAAGCAAGGAGTGGAACGGGTGATGAATTATGATTTTACTCATCGGGATGTTCCAGAAGCCTTTGATGGTTTCCGGATAGCGTTTATTTCCGATTTGCATTATAAAAGTCTTTTTACGGGGAAAAGGTTACAAAGACTTGTTTCGTTTCTGCAATCCCAAAATGCAGATGTTTTGCTTATGGGAGGTGATTACCATGAAGGATGCGAGTATGTTCCTGAACTGTTTGAGGCTCTGTCTCGGGTTAAAACACCTTTGGGTACTTATGGCGTAATGGGAAATAATGATTATGAACAGTGTCATGACGATATTCTCCGGGAGATGAAACGCTACGGAATGCATATGCTCGAACACCGTGTCGATACGCTTCGTCGTGACGGGCAGCAGATACTGCTTGCAGGGGTACGCAACCCTTTTGATCTGAAACAGAATGGCAAGTCGCCTACGTTGGCACTTTCACCTTCGGACTTTGTGATCTTGCTGGTTCACACTCCCGATTATGTGGAGGATGTGGCAGTGACTAATACGGATCTTGCCTTGGCGGGTCATACGCATGGCGGACAGGTACGTATCTTCGGATATGCCCCCATCATTCCTTCACATTATGGAGATCGTTTTCTCACCGGGCTGCTGTATAATACGGCAAAAGTCCCGATGATTGTTACCAATGGCATCGGAACTTCGAATAAGAATATTCGTTTCGGGGCTCCCGCTGAAGTGGTGATCATAACGTTGCATCGCCTTAAATAG
- the folB gene encoding dihydroneopterin aldolase gives MRINSSHILLENIRFFANHGVAAQETTIGNEFTINLRLKVDIAQAAETDEIEDTVSYAEVHRILKEEMDIPSRLLEHVCKRIAEKLFNEFPAISDIEIKLSKRNPPMGADIDSASVEIQCTR, from the coding sequence ATGAGAATCAATTCCAGTCACATACTTTTAGAAAACATACGCTTCTTCGCCAATCATGGAGTAGCAGCACAGGAAACCACGATTGGCAATGAATTTACTATCAACTTAAGGCTGAAAGTGGACATTGCACAGGCTGCCGAGACCGATGAGATAGAAGATACCGTCAGCTATGCCGAAGTACACAGAATCCTGAAAGAAGAAATGGACATCCCCTCCCGGCTGCTGGAACATGTTTGCAAACGTATAGCTGAAAAGCTCTTCAATGAATTTCCGGCAATTAGCGATATAGAAATCAAACTCTCAAAAAGGAATCCACCGATGGGAGCTGATATTGATAGCGCAAGTGTGGAAATCCAATGCACCAGATAA